A stretch of DNA from Aedes albopictus strain Foshan unplaced genomic scaffold, AalbF5 HiC_scaffold_788, whole genome shotgun sequence:
aggaaacgacgacgccagtgcagcggaggacggaaatgaaccaactcccacgctgagggaggttaaggatgccattcaccagctcaaagccaacaaagcagctggtaaagatggtatcgcagctgacctCATCAAGATGAggccagaaaagttggtcacctgtctgcatcggctgatagtcaggatctggaaaaccgaacagctaccggaggagtggaaggaaggggtaatctaccccattcacaagaaaggcgaccatttggaatgtgagaacttcagggcgatcactattctgaatgctgcctataaagtgctatcccagatcattttccgtcgtctgtcacccaaaacgaatgagttcgtgggaagttatcaagcttcatcgacgaccggttgACAACGAGCCAGATCTTTACcgaacggcaaatcctccagaaatgccgtgaataccagctcccaacgcatcacctgttcatcgacttcaaagcggcatacgacagtatcgactgcacagagctatggagaatcatggacgaaaacggctttcctggaagctgactagactgattaaagcaacgatagatggtgtgcaaaactgcgtaagggtttcgggtgaactatccagttcattcgaatctctatatgcttagttagattggctattttcggtgaaatgatcaacaaacagcattatttgcgtaacgcgtttcggtctactactcttcgaccatcatcagacgcctaaaaaacatttatttgttacaaacactattcacatacaaacagaccatTCAACAAACAACACTTACATTCAGCTGATTTACTTCACAATTACGTCAGACGATTAATACTAATTTTTCTTTTGGTCAATTTTCTCTATATATATCCCATTACCCCCCTAGTCTACGTTATAAGTTTCTCTCTTTCGTCGTCGTTTCCTCTCATGGTTGACGTCATTTCTCATTGTTGCTTTCTCAGTTGCGCCAATAGACCGTTGTAGGTTGAATTGAAATTCCCACACTCACGCTGTAGGTTCACCGTGTGTGCTTCTCCTCGTTTTTTATGTGGAATACCTCTGCAATACATCTGGTCGCCTGGTCCTGTATACGATCCAGAATTCGTGTTTTGTTGAAGTCGAACACATGTCCTTCCTCCATCATGTGGACTGCTAAGCCAGACTTCGGGTTTCTCTTCCTACAGTCGTTTTGGTGCTCCGCAACCCTCACTTCCAACATCCTCTTCGTTTGCCCTATGTATTCCTTGTTGTCGTCTGTCCCACATGGTATGGAGTACACCACGTTTTTCTGCTTGCCTGGTGGCACAGGATCCTTCATTTTGCTGAAGATCTTCTGTTTCACCTTATTTTGGGGTTTTGAAGCAAGGGTGATAttacttttcttcaaaattttccttAGTTTCTCACTAAGACAAGGAATGTAGGGCGCAGGAACGTACTTTGGTAGGGGGTCTACTTGGGATTCGGTTTCGAGTGTGTTGTAGTGTTTATGTACCCTTTTCGTTTTTACCATTTGTACAAACCAAGGAGGATAGTTGTTTTTCTCGAGGAGACTTGTGGCTTGTTTTAACGCTTCTTCTCGGTTTTCGACACACGTTAATTTAATAGCGCGATCGAAGAGGGCGATCGCGGTATTTTGCTTATGCTGGAAAGGGCTTTGGGAGTGGTAGTCCAAGTACCTTCCATTTAAGCATTTCGGAAGCCATGTGGTCGTTATTTGGTTGTGATTTCTTTCTAACATCATATCAAGGAATTTAATTTTCCCTCCCTCTTCTATCTCAACCGTGAACTGCAGGCGATCGTGGAAACTGTTGAACACCTCCACGATCTTTTGGATGTGTTCACGCTTTGCCACACACATGCAATCATCCACATACCTTCGATACACCTTCAGGGTTATGTGATCTTCCTCTAGCTTTTTTATGGACTCCTGTTCCAACTTTTCCATAACGACGTTGGCGATTACTGGTGATAATGGAGATCCCATCGGTACTCCAAAGGTCTGTCCGTACACCTCTCCCTGGTATACGAAGAAAGTCGATTCCAGAACCAACTTTACCGTTTCAATGAAGTTGGATCTGTCTATGTTTGTGTGCCTCTCAATTTCCTCCCATCTTTCTTCGAGGCATCGTAGTGCGTAGTCCACTGGTATGTTCGTATACAGTGACACCACGTCCAACGAGAAGAGTACTTCATCCTCGTCCGTATGAAACCCTGTTACTTCGTTGGCGAATTCGAAACTGTTACGCACGTGGGAAACCTCTTTTCCAACTATGTTTTCGATTATGTTCGCCAAGAACTTCGCTATGTTGTACGTTGCCGATCCTATTGTCGACACTACTGGACGGAGGGGCCTGTTTTCTTTGTGGATCTTCGGAAGACCGTAGATCCGTGGTGGGATGCAACTTGATTCCTTGAGCTTCCTTTGTGTGCGTGAGTCGATGTACCCTTCGTTGTGCCACTCATCGAGGATGCCGTTGATTTTCTTCAGAACTCTGTTTGTCGGGTTGGTTGTTAGCTTCTTATAGGTTTGACCATCGCTGAGGAGTCCCTTCATCTTGTCATGGTATTCTTGCGCTTCCAATATGACCGTCATGCTTCCTTTGTCTGCTTTCGTGATGACAAGGTTCGGGTTGTCTCTCAAAAACTTCTTACTCCTGGTGACATCCTTCTTTATCCATTCTTGGGGAGCATGTCGAGGTTGTCTATGGTAGTTTATGTGGTTTACAATCGCATTGGACACCTCCGACCTGATTTCGTCTGCATTTTCCTTCGTTTGTATATGCTTCTCGATGCTCGCTACCACTTCGATGTAAGGAAGGTTTCTTGCATCATCCACATTGAAATTCGGTCCTAATTTCAATGTTCGTTCCACATAATCGGGTAACTCGGTATCGGTCGTGTTCACTACCCATTCCGTTTCGACATTCATCTCTCTCATGTGGTTATCTTGCATTCTTGACATTTTTCGCTGCTGTGTTGCCTTCATCTTGTTGTACACTGCACTCGTTTTCTCTTCTACCATTTTCTTCACACTCTCCGCATCTGGCGCTTCGAAACTTTCTTCCACTTTTCGGCTCCATTCGTGCTTCCTTCGTTTACTGCTTCCGATTGTTCGTTTCGTGTCGGCAATCATGACGCTAAGAAGCCGGATCCTATGCTTCCGAACCACTTTCTCCAGCTCACGTTTCGATGCAGCATTCTCCAGTTGTATGTCGTTTCTTATGTTGAGACACTGCGGAATCAGTTTGCATCTTCGGCAGTTCAGAAGAAACTTCATTCGGTTGTTTGCTTTCGCCAGGTTGACCGATTCTTTCAGAGTCAGGAAATTCTGCTAGGTGGATTAGCCAATAGGAGCGATTGGCGCGCAACACGGCGGTATCACGCCACGCGGTGCACCAATCAGGTGTTAGGCATAGGAATGTGCAAGGTGTGCACTAAATATTAATAAAAGCGAGCCAGCAGCGTGGCTCGGTCTCTTTTTCCTGCTAGTGAGGTGTACAAGTAAggtacttatatcaatagacacttttatatttgaagtTTGTgcttttttaaaaagtgatctaAAGTGAAGAATCCCCTGACTGGTGTCAGAAGTGGGATACTTATAAGTGAGTGTTGTTAAAGTGCTTAGTGTAACAGCTCCAGAAGAATCGCATCACGCTCCGCATCAGCACGAGGAACCATCCTTCGAGCACCGCAGCGACATCGACCGGACGGACGACAACATCTAAGCCGCTCACAGAACCGGAATAAATGCTACGGATTTTATCGTAAGTAACAATTCCCGCCTATACCAGCCTTGCTTTCTATCCATAAAAATGCCACGCGATCGTGACAACAGCAGTGAACTTGAGCAGTTGAGGGAGCAACTTGTACAACTGCAAGCCCTCGTTCAAGGGACGGGACATGCTTATCATATCCCCGACCCTATTCAGCAATTGTCTGAATATACAGGCAATAAAAAAGAATTAAATGCCTGGCTCCAGGAAGTAGACGAACTTTTCGAAGAGTTCAAAATTAAAGGAGAGAACGGTGCTCCTGATTCCATAAACGCCCACTATTTAAGGGCTATAAAGAATAAATTAAAAGGGGAGGCCCGTACGGTTGTCTGCGCAAACGGCAATCCAGATACATTACAAGAGTTGAAACGAATTCTCAGAGGCAATTTTGGAGATCAACGAGATTTCGTAACAAATCTTAATCAACTATTTCACATACGCAAGGGTGATAAAAGCAACAGCAAGTATTTTAATGAGATAAAAGAATTAAATACGAAACTGAAATCAAATCTACAACTCCACCCTTTAAGCACAACCGAGCTGTTAGAAATCCTCACAGTGACCAAATTTTTAGATGGGATCAGTGAACCACTAGCTTCAATTATCCGCAATTCGAAGCCAAAGTCACTTGACGACGCTTATCAATCCGTCGTTATCAATCAAAACGCCGAAACTAGGAAACCCATTCAGAAGCAAACGTATTCAAACAAATTTACTCCATACAAATCACAGAATGCACAGACAAGCGGTTCTCGTCCCCCACAAGCCAGCGCTTCGCAACCCAACACCTTTCATAAATATAAAAAGCCATTCCATGCAAAACCAAGGGCTGAAACTAACAATACCGAAGAGAATGAAAT
This window harbors:
- the LOC134284782 gene encoding uncharacterized protein LOC134284782, yielding NFLTLKESVNLAKANNRMKFLLNCRRCKLIPQCLNIRNDIQLENAASKRELEKVVRKHRIRLLSVMIADTKRTIGSSKRRKHEWSRKVEESFEAPDAESVKKMVEEKTSAVYNKMKATQQRKMSRMQDNHMREMNVETEWVVNTTDTELPDYVERTLKLGPNFNVDDARNLPYIEVVASIEKHIQTKENADEIRSEVSNAIVNHINYHRQPRHAPQEWIKKDVTRSKKFLRDNPNLVITKADKGSMTVILEAQEYHDKMKGLLSDGQTYKKLTTNPTNRVLKKINGILDEWHNEGYIDSRTQRKLKESSCIPPRIYGLPKIHKENRPLRPVVSTIGSATYNIAKFLANIIENIVGKEVSHVRNSFEFANEVTGFHTDEDEVLFSLDVVSLYTNIPVDYALRCLEERWEEIERHTNIDRSNFIETVKLVLESTFFVYQGEVYGQTFGVPMGSPLSPVIANVVMEKLEQESIKKLEEDHITLKVYR